Sequence from the Aspergillus nidulans FGSC A4 chromosome III genome:
GGCGGTGCCGAGTTAGGGCATCGTGCCGGGCAAAAACATTACCGCATAGACATTCGTACGGCTTGTCTCCTGTGTGGATCTTCGCGTGGCGCTTCAGATCATGCCCACGAACGAAACACTTATCACAATGATCGCACTTGTACTGGCGATCACCTAGGTGGGTTTGCACATGTGACTTGATGTTTTCCTTGCGGCCAAAGCGTCGCTCACAGCCGGGGTGCAGGCACACCCACTTTCCGTCTTCGGGGTCTGGACCGTGGATATAGGACGCTATTTCATCAATGCTAACACCAGTTTCTTTGATAGAGGCATGCACCCGGGAGTCCAGGTTGAGGTTATCGATAGATGCGACACGCGGAGAAAGTTTTGCCTTCACTAAAGAAGCCGCGCTTGGCGTAGCGAGCTGTTTCCTTGGGCTGAGACGGCTGGGCGTGGCAGGACAAATAGGGAGCTTGGACTTCTTTTCGGTGTGATCTCCAGAGCTTGGAATGGCAGCGACTTCTGGTGAGTTGGACGACGTAGAGTActggctgtggctggtggTAGCGAGGTTATCAAAACTGGAACACTGCTGGTAGTCAAACGTATCAAAACCATCAACTGCAAACGAATCAGTGCTAGGGGGAGAGGGCATTTCAATCTTTTGCTGTGAGAAGCTAGTCCCCGCTACTCCTTGAAGGGACTTGGCGCGTTGCATATAGGCCGACTGGGAGCTGGCATCAGCAGCATTTTGGTCTTTTGCTGGGACGATTTGCGTCTCCGCGCAGTACTGAGCAAAATCTGTTTTGTCGAACGGCGTCGTTGCTGGGGAGATTGGGAAGTAGTCTGTGCTATTCGTCAGCCAGGGTACAAAAGTGGCGTCAACTCGTCTGCCGCTTACGTGAGTTTGTTTTTTTCGGAGTGTGCGGATGGTATGAGCTACTTGGGTTTGAATGGACAGATTGTCGTCTCATATCGGTGGTCGTTTGTTGAAGCGAGGACGCGATGTCGGGTTTGTATGTATCCCACGCGTCGTTGTCGAGCAGCTGATCATCGTGTGTATCGTGGCAGTTGAGCTTAGCATTGTGcagttgttgctgctgctgttgaatGAGATTGAGATGGTGATTGACAGGTCGAGCATCCCGAGCCTGATCATCGGCCTTGACAAAATTCGTGTGCAAGTAGGGTAGGCTGTGAGGCGTCTGGTAATTGGCGTGACTTGAAGCCTGCATGTCGTCTTGGCCGAAGATCTGGGAGTCAGGAATTAAGGGGACGAGGGTTGAGTTAGGCGCGAATTGCGGTGCTGTTTGGTTAGTACTTGACGCATCTTGCACGAGCTGTtgtcgctgagcttgagcttgtaCAGCTCGCTGGTCCAGACTTTGGCCGCGGCGATGAGCATGATATCTCTGCAGAGCCTGTGGAGAAAGGCCTGGGGGTTTTACGGCATC
This genomic interval carries:
- the ace2 gene encoding putative C2H2 transcription factor (Swi5) (transcript_id=CADANIAT00005532); this translates as MLSNPQSTLHGRHRQHRRQISTPSALDAVKPPGLSPQALQRYHAHRRGQSLDQRAVQAQAQRQQLVQDASSTNQTAPQFAPNSTLVPLIPDSQIFGQDDMQASSHANYQTPHSLPYLHTNFVKADDQARDARPVNHHLNLIQQQQQQLHNAKLNCHDTHDDQLLDNDAWDTYKPDIASSLQQTTTDMRRQSVHSNPSSSYHPHTPKKTNSPTTPFDKTDFAQYCAETQIVPAKDQNAADASSQSAYMQRAKSLQGVAGTSFSQQKIEMPSPPSTDSFAVDGFDTFDYQQCSSFDNLATTSHSQYSTSSNSPEVAAIPSSGDHTEKKSKLPICPATPSRLSPRKQLATPSAASLVKAKLSPRVASIDNLNLDSRVHASIKETGVSIDEIASYIHGPDPEDGKWVCLHPGCERRFGRKENIKSHVQTHLGDRQYKCDHCDKCFVRGHDLKRHAKIHTGDKPYECLCGNVFARHDALTRHRQRGMCIGGYKGIVRKTTKRGRPKKHRPEMDERRDKATKTRQRIAEKSLFNSSESDTSRRTPPSEVFENMSLHGSSSADEMVTFDSQNYLPPEVFTFTPPESPNYGTASKPASPRSLTPSSEDEMLPLSSSKRPLENILEHSGLPLLTDAGTCSFSSVSSSSSHALSSPHTAPTLSDPSQPSDLDIFINSEPSSAFGKQDFGLGDSDMAAFPDYVNGSAFDSSLDLLQGKNFSTGPSMGDDFFSFQFQVDEQASDVMSREFFLD